A window of the Chloroflexus sp. Y-396-1 genome harbors these coding sequences:
- a CDS encoding radical SAM protein: MATYTLPALYTAPLSEDWTLAFNPQGDAGVIVLDQTAWQLLHRFRQPKRLFDAVYEGDNALMVQQGILRLAKLQLVQPVDRLSAMRRVPSQTLTAWLHITNACNLRCDYCFLKKTSEAMDEMRGRQAVDAVIRSAVANQFRRVKLKYAGGEATLNLPLVITLHQYARDSAARHNLTLDGVILSNGVALSDHQIRQIRDNDLRLMISLDGIGDLHDSQRRFVNGRGSFARVVQTLNRLAQHGVTPSLSITLSHRNLAGLPETVAYALNRGLPFSLNFYRANDYAAAYTDLAFSEEEIIAAMKAAFAVIEQHLPPYSLALLDLVRFDVPHDYTCGVGNSYMVIDQRGRVAKCHMAIEQTITDVDAPDPLRLIREDTKGIQYIPVDEKEGCRTCTWRYWCAGGSPALTYRVTGRFDIKSPNCRIYQALFPEVLRLEGLRLLRYAGGQPNTLLPCS; this comes from the coding sequence ATGGCTACCTACACGCTGCCCGCACTCTATACTGCTCCTCTTTCAGAAGACTGGACTCTGGCATTTAATCCGCAGGGCGACGCTGGTGTGATCGTCCTTGATCAGACCGCATGGCAACTCCTTCACCGGTTTCGTCAACCCAAGCGATTGTTCGATGCCGTTTATGAAGGCGATAATGCGCTCATGGTGCAGCAAGGCATACTTCGTCTGGCTAAATTGCAATTGGTGCAGCCTGTTGATCGCCTATCAGCTATGCGACGTGTGCCATCGCAGACGTTAACTGCCTGGCTGCACATAACGAATGCGTGCAATCTGCGCTGCGACTACTGTTTCCTCAAGAAGACATCTGAGGCAATGGATGAGATGCGTGGTCGGCAGGCGGTTGATGCCGTGATCCGTTCTGCGGTGGCAAACCAGTTTCGGCGGGTAAAGTTGAAATATGCAGGTGGAGAGGCAACGCTTAACCTTCCTTTAGTTATTACGCTTCACCAGTACGCACGCGACAGCGCAGCACGGCACAATCTGACTCTCGATGGTGTTATACTCAGCAATGGCGTTGCCCTCAGTGACCACCAGATTCGTCAGATCCGCGACAACGACTTGCGCTTGATGATCTCACTTGACGGTATCGGTGACCTACACGATAGCCAGCGGCGGTTCGTCAACGGTCGCGGTTCGTTTGCCCGTGTCGTACAAACACTCAACCGACTGGCACAGCACGGTGTGACACCGTCGCTCTCCATCACCCTGTCACATCGTAATCTTGCAGGGCTACCTGAAACCGTCGCGTATGCGCTGAATCGAGGATTACCGTTTTCGCTGAACTTTTATCGTGCAAATGACTATGCTGCCGCATACACCGACCTTGCGTTTAGCGAGGAGGAGATCATTGCGGCAATGAAAGCGGCTTTTGCGGTTATCGAACAACATCTGCCACCGTACAGTCTCGCACTGCTCGATCTGGTGCGGTTCGATGTTCCTCACGATTATACCTGTGGTGTCGGCAATTCGTATATGGTTATTGACCAACGTGGAAGGGTAGCAAAGTGTCATATGGCGATTGAGCAGACGATTACCGATGTTGATGCGCCTGATCCACTGCGTCTGATTCGCGAGGATACCAAAGGTATTCAATACATTCCGGTTGATGAAAAAGAAGGATGTCGGACGTGTACGTGGCGCTACTGGTGCGCTGGTGGCAGCCCGGCGCTGACGTATCGTGTAACGGGTCGCTTCGATATCAAGTCGCCGAACTGCCGTATCTATCAAGCCCTCTTTCCAGAAGTGCTGCGGTTAGAGGGATTACGCTTGCTACGGTACGCTGGTGGACAGCCGAACACATTGCTGCCGTGCTCGTAG
- a CDS encoding choice-of-anchor D domain-containing protein, with translation MLLILVVWSGDREAFGQQNQLTPMYVGPRTVHLHYSYTDYCNYHHCAYQLMGTSTTSTAEVVLRQETVSQGTTHQFTGTFHYNNLVPKTYQFSLVKLAYNDKSELQDQIVLLSSTAAVDGESAIGSLLFDEVWNGTVRCGSVSVPSDRSLQVQETTLYDAGENAPCVVRVGGMIELDNDSDISRAEFVLYRTHHLTDLRQTTITLADGSEGSSIKDATNITLYIQVPMHIEDSDHVEISVDKAVDGDISIKNISQLRFNHIKLRNNDLLQIEQSTLTGGISADGGSVIVQSSQFSGMTSIIGWNNRLIVRNSVFIGSVDVSGKDIQIIENEFNDRVTLHGNQQIQIQDNVFLGPIVFNDACYFTEYDVQVQGNSFLGREALKVGDWQNWRCRNPIAIGSNYYGDTTGPVMALRDQPNQQFLEQRSATVEVGLYSQFFTLDRPLPTGRYRQNTLTFPSIWMSGYRLGQSLLVDDYRLLPLIRGKETLLTIDLAVSERSLRGVQVYAEFDSQVVYPTNRTITLHRDLADYGRYDTERGLSTVNFILPPVSQPTATLKVFLDTRGVTGYSETGRLQQIEGIPETLTFSPPPAQRPVTFRVVPVELPEGRANIAETVRAVHTLLPAMFPILPSQVRVEVAPILKISSYWTRIGLMNGIATKLAADNTYRRYRQQQGVDFIIAVMPHRSLGEEVHGANLPLRRSVLFVDERYPAAFIHEMGHALGLYTLREQYEWPHYPPVGMQLQDATFFLGVPDTVAQIRGQFAGCDQGRICHTPGRFASWRAMGEWYDVMGLVLASLREWPSNATITTFEQFFRSLSAAPAPSESAPAATSAVPTTSTGRFVAFQAHYELIETEGYTRGYTWEPCLQWRIIPDTIRLVALPTGTAGMQDSLFTEMSVAGYLSQTESLLPLCSSTYQPVYLTSYDASGRLLSGGTVGRSLSPPDPRQRHDTLFEIIPIDPEAVRIEIARTLSGTPLATFITGNLSAPRIVSPSPGANLAPTGAATSTISLQWEYRAGVTGQPTLSTNPSLTYVVEYSPDDGANWYPLDAFVEETSLSIPVTALPVCNHARLRVIASDGFNTSSAEVSGLVRPDLRPLVNILSPPAGVEVSAGTPLLLQATAHDPETQAFLEGTWRTVTGTLGVGSTLANIVLPAGQHTLSYEVVDQHGHRVSNSVQVTVVESPTIDVRLEADALSVVAPQPLPGAAPLTLMRGVTNTLRLQIAHVVQPGSAELALYVQPPGGQETLVISREVALQPAQRYVLDVPYNPPVNGSYIFRAVINSVNPPDTNTDNNQRTWTAVTIQPPTIGISLAESTTMTASVGFSFTLPVTITNTGDRPLLVTNIAFGGADAARFAISQDRCWGTAIATGASCTIDVRFRPLTTGPVSTVLQITSTDPLHPSSERTIHGIGIEPRRIYLPLIQRRLEW, from the coding sequence ATGCTGCTGATCCTTGTCGTTTGGTCAGGTGATCGGGAAGCGTTTGGGCAACAGAATCAGCTTACACCAATGTACGTTGGCCCCCGAACGGTCCATCTCCACTACTCGTATACAGATTATTGTAATTATCATCATTGTGCATACCAGCTCATGGGCACAAGCACCACCAGCACCGCTGAGGTCGTATTACGCCAGGAAACAGTTTCACAAGGAACAACACACCAGTTTACCGGTACATTCCATTATAACAATTTAGTTCCTAAGACCTACCAATTTTCATTGGTGAAATTAGCTTATAACGATAAGAGTGAACTGCAAGACCAAATCGTTCTACTCTCCAGCACTGCTGCTGTGGATGGCGAGTCGGCAATTGGTTCGCTCCTCTTTGATGAAGTGTGGAACGGCACCGTTCGCTGTGGATCGGTTTCTGTCCCCAGCGACCGATCACTTCAGGTTCAGGAGACAACCCTATACGATGCAGGAGAGAATGCGCCGTGCGTTGTCAGGGTTGGCGGGATGATTGAGCTTGATAACGATTCTGACATCAGCAGGGCTGAGTTCGTGCTGTATCGAACGCACCACTTGACAGATCTGCGCCAGACAACGATTACGCTTGCCGACGGCAGCGAAGGATCATCCATCAAAGATGCAACAAATATTACGCTGTATATACAGGTGCCCATGCACATTGAAGATAGTGATCATGTGGAAATATCTGTTGATAAAGCAGTTGATGGTGATATTTCTATCAAGAACATTTCACAACTCCGTTTTAATCACATCAAATTACGGAACAATGATTTGTTACAGATAGAACAAAGTACTCTGACCGGCGGTATTTCTGCCGATGGAGGAAGTGTTATTGTTCAATCCTCTCAATTTTCTGGGATGACAAGTATAATAGGTTGGAATAATAGATTGATCGTTCGTAATTCGGTATTTATCGGTAGTGTCGATGTCTCTGGAAAAGATATTCAGATTATTGAGAACGAATTCAATGATAGGGTAACATTGCATGGTAATCAGCAGATACAGATTCAGGATAATGTATTCCTCGGCCCAATAGTCTTTAACGATGCCTGTTATTTTACCGAATACGATGTGCAGGTGCAGGGAAATAGTTTTCTCGGGCGTGAAGCACTGAAGGTAGGTGATTGGCAGAATTGGCGTTGTCGCAATCCGATTGCAATTGGTAGCAACTACTACGGTGATACCACAGGGCCAGTGATGGCTTTGCGGGATCAACCGAATCAGCAATTTCTTGAGCAACGCAGCGCAACGGTAGAGGTTGGACTCTACTCCCAGTTTTTCACGCTAGATCGTCCGTTACCTACGGGCAGGTATCGCCAAAACACCCTGACCTTTCCATCCATTTGGATGAGTGGGTACCGGCTTGGCCAGAGTCTGTTAGTCGATGACTACCGTCTCTTACCCTTGATTCGGGGTAAAGAGACCCTACTCACCATCGATCTCGCTGTAAGTGAACGTTCGCTACGTGGAGTACAGGTGTACGCCGAGTTTGACAGTCAGGTGGTTTACCCGACGAACCGTACTATCACCCTTCACCGAGACCTGGCCGATTACGGACGGTATGATACAGAGCGTGGCCTCAGTACGGTGAATTTTATTTTACCGCCGGTTAGCCAGCCAACAGCGACCCTAAAGGTTTTTCTGGATACCCGTGGCGTGACCGGTTATAGTGAGACCGGTAGACTGCAACAGATCGAGGGAATTCCAGAAACGCTTACCTTTTCTCCGCCACCGGCTCAGCGGCCTGTGACCTTCCGGGTTGTTCCGGTCGAGTTGCCCGAGGGACGGGCGAACATCGCAGAAACAGTACGTGCTGTGCATACGTTACTCCCGGCAATGTTTCCCATCTTACCTAGTCAGGTGCGGGTAGAGGTGGCGCCGATATTGAAGATTTCCTCATATTGGACGCGCATCGGCTTAATGAACGGCATTGCAACGAAGCTCGCGGCTGATAACACCTATCGTCGTTATCGTCAACAACAAGGGGTCGATTTTATTATCGCGGTGATGCCACACCGAAGCCTTGGTGAAGAGGTACACGGCGCCAATCTCCCACTCCGGCGGAGTGTCTTGTTCGTTGATGAACGTTATCCTGCGGCATTTATTCACGAGATGGGGCATGCGCTTGGGCTTTACACCCTGAGAGAGCAATACGAGTGGCCGCATTATCCGCCGGTAGGTATGCAGCTTCAGGATGCAACCTTCTTCCTTGGTGTACCGGATACCGTTGCACAGATTAGAGGGCAGTTTGCCGGTTGCGATCAAGGACGGATTTGCCACACTCCCGGCCGCTTTGCTTCTTGGCGGGCAATGGGAGAGTGGTATGACGTTATGGGGTTAGTGCTCGCATCGTTGCGTGAATGGCCGTCCAATGCGACTATTACGACGTTTGAGCAGTTCTTCAGGAGCCTGTCAGCAGCTCCTGCGCCAAGTGAATCGGCACCGGCAGCGACGTCGGCAGTACCCACAACGAGCACCGGACGTTTCGTAGCGTTTCAGGCTCATTACGAGCTGATAGAGACGGAAGGGTATACCAGAGGTTATACATGGGAACCATGTCTGCAATGGCGAATTATTCCTGACACTATCCGCCTGGTTGCATTGCCGACCGGAACAGCAGGGATGCAGGATTCCTTGTTCACAGAAATGTCGGTGGCAGGTTATCTCTCTCAGACGGAGAGTCTGTTGCCATTGTGTAGCAGCACTTATCAACCCGTCTACCTGACAAGTTACGATGCCAGTGGTCGCCTCCTTAGTGGCGGTACGGTCGGAAGATCGCTCTCGCCACCTGATCCACGTCAGCGACATGACACATTATTTGAAATCATTCCAATTGATCCGGAAGCTGTGCGGATCGAGATCGCTCGTACCCTATCTGGAACACCTCTGGCAACCTTCATCACCGGCAACTTATCGGCGCCACGGATTGTCTCGCCATCGCCTGGTGCAAACCTCGCCCCAACCGGTGCGGCAACGTCAACCATCAGCTTACAGTGGGAGTATCGTGCTGGTGTTACCGGTCAACCAACGTTAAGCACGAACCCATCATTAACGTATGTGGTGGAATATAGCCCAGACGATGGAGCAAACTGGTACCCGCTAGACGCATTCGTCGAAGAGACGAGCCTATCGATCCCGGTGACGGCATTGCCCGTCTGCAACCATGCGCGATTACGGGTCATCGCATCGGATGGCTTTAATACAAGTAGCGCCGAGGTGAGCGGTCTCGTTCGGCCAGACTTGCGACCACTCGTGAATATTCTCTCACCACCGGCTGGTGTCGAGGTGAGCGCTGGTACACCATTGCTCCTTCAGGCAACCGCGCATGATCCAGAGACCCAGGCTTTTCTTGAGGGTACCTGGCGTACCGTAACCGGAACGCTGGGCGTCGGTTCAACACTGGCGAATATCGTGTTGCCTGCGGGTCAACATACGCTGAGCTATGAAGTTGTTGATCAGCATGGTCATCGGGTAAGTAACTCTGTACAGGTAACTGTGGTTGAGTCACCGACAATCGATGTACGACTTGAGGCAGACGCGCTGTCAGTCGTTGCTCCGCAACCACTGCCGGGGGCTGCACCACTGACCCTGATGCGAGGCGTCACTAACACGCTGCGATTACAGATTGCGCACGTGGTGCAGCCAGGAAGTGCTGAGCTTGCCCTGTATGTCCAGCCGCCAGGGGGGCAGGAAACTCTGGTAATCAGCCGCGAAGTTGCTCTACAACCGGCTCAACGATATGTGCTCGATGTTCCTTATAATCCGCCGGTGAATGGTTCGTACATCTTCCGCGCCGTCATCAATAGCGTCAATCCACCGGACACTAATACTGACAATAACCAGCGAACCTGGACGGCGGTGACGATACAACCACCCACTATCGGCATCAGTCTAGCCGAATCAACCACCATGACCGCATCAGTTGGCTTCTCCTTCACTCTTCCGGTCACCATTACCAATACCGGTGATCGGCCATTGCTCGTAACCAACATTGCATTTGGTGGTGCTGATGCTGCCCGCTTTGCCATCAGTCAGGATCGTTGCTGGGGAACAGCAATTGCAACGGGCGCATCTTGTACCATTGACGTCCGTTTTCGGCCACTCACGACTGGCCCGGTAAGTACGGTGCTTCAAATAACCAGCACCGACCCTCTGCATCCGTCGAGCGAACGAACCATCCACGGAATCGGCATCGAACCGAGACGTATCTATCTCCCCCTTATTCAACGGCGCTTGGAATGGTAA
- a CDS encoding Ig-like domain-containing protein → MITYTVALRSGLASGTVVSNQAVVYFPSVPEETPTNTWVNLVTPLVAEPQTLTTAYQTPLTITLHGRDVSNLPLTYEIIEQPHGGTLSGTPPNLTYHPFANFSGADGFTFRVSNGTSTSCSATVAIIVSSQGDTTTPEVLWSDPEHGTQGIQVSTTAIFSDTESALYAPVIRFGVSEALNDTTVTSTTVILRRSGGTTIPARVTFDPALQQIVLMPRTVLTTGAYSVTVTTGVKDKAGNVLTAPYTIQFMVGTERRIYLPVIQR, encoded by the coding sequence GTGATCACCTACACCGTAGCCTTGCGTAGTGGGCTAGCATCGGGCACAGTGGTGAGCAATCAGGCAGTAGTCTACTTCCCCAGTGTGCCGGAAGAGACCCCAACGAATACCTGGGTTAATCTGGTGACACCACTTGTGGCCGAACCGCAAACGCTGACGACAGCTTACCAGACTCCGCTGACGATCACATTGCATGGACGTGACGTCAGTAATCTCCCCCTGACCTATGAAATTATCGAACAGCCGCACGGTGGAACCCTGAGCGGCACGCCGCCGAACCTGACCTATCATCCATTTGCCAACTTTAGCGGCGCCGATGGGTTTACCTTCCGCGTTAGTAACGGCACCTCTACCAGTTGTTCGGCTACCGTTGCAATCATCGTATCGTCACAGGGCGATACGACGACGCCAGAGGTGTTGTGGAGCGATCCAGAGCATGGCACCCAAGGGATACAGGTGTCAACTACTGCTATCTTCAGTGATACCGAAAGTGCATTGTATGCGCCGGTCATTCGGTTCGGTGTCTCTGAAGCACTCAATGACACAACCGTTACGTCCACAACGGTGATTTTGCGGCGGAGTGGCGGTACAACTATTCCGGCACGGGTTACCTTCGATCCGGCACTCCAGCAAATTGTGCTCATGCCCCGGACGGTACTGACCACGGGCGCCTACAGCGTAACGGTGACGACAGGCGTGAAGGACAAAGCGGGGAATGTTTTGACAGCGCCATACACTATTCAATTTATGGTTGGCACCGAGCGTCGGATTTATCTGCCGGTTATACAGCGTTAG
- a CDS encoding right-handed parallel beta-helix repeat-containing protein, translating into MGCGITSGRQWDLGDIGIPVQVRGVTIQPNGLLTIRPGTVLWFDASRSLFVDREASLIAVGTPERPIVFTATDPTAYWEGIRAILSATVTMNHCEIGYAGRENRYSSVSLLGGWEGGDELPTVNIQNCEIHHSFGSGVEFSFNNYPVTTPPVLRYNRFHDNAQEAVKAIGTPPIDARYNYWGHTSGPSHQRQNPSGQGDRVGDNVLFYPWLREPVTGEVAGEMLIRTGGPTLISPGETVDYAVQYLNMMDQTISGSILVLQLPHAATFLEGTGGAIYWPERHQVFWKLGDLAPNAEGFLTARVRFDWGLPADYTDGTYTIFAAHNYRSDLLNLSEYESYQPTRTQPPQITRLSETELATLRAGNTTLNQMYQQALADGFQYVDAARFTEQDGRVMTHVVLRLPNRRFARVLSVSQDGQVTEMTIGSGQFIVRDTSGGMQVNLTAGEYTFSGGWLAGLTQAAPQAGDCSAERCFANCMFNKHTLLEVAKKAGSVVTTWWIPGVGWVWTAYEVYDTVSDLRRCRTECATAEGRADHCCTPGQVLWRQGTLSGQCAQYRCDAAGNAWKAAPDLIEKCSFGQRCIPGLGAQGGCKDCRDLLSSIRVLTVARRPEAGVCTAADDRCTGLRVRQAKDPNDITGPTGDLLPGQVVTYTIRYENEGEGRAYGVYVVNPCRMSLREHAHLCTWNRSVRCSES; encoded by the coding sequence ATGGGTTGTGGCATCACGAGCGGACGACAATGGGATTTAGGTGATATTGGCATTCCAGTACAAGTTCGTGGTGTCACGATTCAGCCAAATGGTCTGCTCACGATCCGACCAGGTACGGTGCTCTGGTTTGATGCAAGTAGATCTCTTTTCGTAGACAGAGAAGCATCGCTGATCGCCGTAGGTACCCCCGAACGACCGATCGTATTCACGGCAACCGATCCAACTGCGTACTGGGAGGGCATCAGAGCAATCCTCAGCGCCACCGTTACTATGAACCATTGTGAGATTGGATATGCAGGTAGGGAGAACCGATATTCCAGCGTATCTCTTCTCGGGGGATGGGAAGGAGGAGATGAACTACCAACGGTGAACATCCAGAACTGTGAAATTCACCACTCGTTCGGTTCGGGTGTCGAGTTTAGTTTTAATAACTATCCGGTAACAACGCCTCCGGTACTGCGATACAATCGGTTCCACGATAACGCACAAGAGGCAGTCAAAGCAATTGGTACCCCACCAATCGATGCACGATACAACTACTGGGGACACACAAGCGGGCCGTCACACCAACGCCAGAATCCGTCCGGTCAAGGTGATCGGGTGGGCGATAATGTGCTCTTCTACCCATGGCTCCGTGAACCGGTAACCGGTGAAGTGGCCGGAGAAATGCTGATACGTACCGGCGGGCCAACGCTGATCAGTCCAGGGGAGACCGTGGATTATGCCGTTCAGTATCTGAATATGATGGATCAAACGATCAGTGGGAGTATTCTGGTGCTGCAATTACCGCACGCGGCGACATTTCTGGAGGGCACCGGTGGGGCGATCTATTGGCCGGAGCGCCATCAAGTCTTTTGGAAACTGGGCGATCTGGCGCCAAACGCCGAAGGATTCTTGACGGCGCGTGTGCGGTTTGATTGGGGCTTACCCGCTGATTATACCGATGGCACCTACACGATCTTTGCCGCACACAATTATCGGTCAGACCTCTTGAATCTGTCTGAATATGAGAGCTATCAACCGACCAGAACGCAACCACCGCAAATCACCCGCCTCAGTGAAACAGAATTGGCAACGTTACGCGCCGGTAATACAACCCTGAATCAGATGTATCAACAGGCATTGGCCGATGGCTTCCAGTATGTTGACGCAGCACGCTTCACCGAGCAAGACGGACGGGTGATGACCCATGTCGTGCTACGCCTCCCCAACCGACGCTTCGCCCGTGTCTTGAGCGTGAGCCAGGACGGCCAGGTGACCGAGATGACTATCGGCAGCGGTCAGTTTATCGTGCGCGACACTAGCGGCGGCATGCAGGTAAATCTGACGGCCGGTGAATACACCTTCTCCGGCGGTTGGCTGGCCGGTCTGACACAAGCAGCCCCCCAGGCAGGAGATTGCTCGGCTGAGCGCTGTTTTGCGAATTGCATGTTCAACAAGCACACGCTTCTGGAAGTGGCGAAAAAAGCCGGCTCGGTGGTGACGACGTGGTGGATCCCCGGCGTCGGCTGGGTCTGGACGGCATATGAGGTCTACGATACCGTATCCGATTTGCGCCGGTGCCGCACTGAATGTGCAACTGCTGAAGGCCGCGCCGATCATTGCTGTACACCGGGTCAAGTACTTTGGCGGCAGGGCACGTTGTCCGGTCAATGCGCCCAGTATCGTTGTGACGCAGCAGGGAATGCGTGGAAGGCAGCGCCCGATTTGATCGAGAAATGCTCATTCGGGCAGCGGTGCATTCCCGGTCTGGGCGCGCAAGGTGGGTGCAAAGATTGTCGTGATCTCTTGTCCAGTATTCGAGTTCTTACGGTGGCGCGACGACCTGAAGCGGGTGTTTGTACTGCCGCTGATGATCGTTGTACGGGTCTCCGTGTTCGTCAGGCAAAAGACCCGAACGACATTACTGGCCCGACCGGCGACCTGTTACCTGGTCAGGTAGTGACCTACACCATTCGCTACGAAAACGAAGGGGAAGGGCGGGCTTACGGCGTGTATGTTGTCAATCCTTGCCGGATGTCTTTGAGAGAGCACGCTCACCTTTGTACATGGAACCGGTCAGTACGATGCAGCGAGTCGTGA
- a CDS encoding glycosyltransferase family 2 protein, whose protein sequence is MTTSVIVLSHNTRELTLACLSQFATEADRAGWQIILVDNASHDETVPAVRREFPQVEVIWSKENLGFAAGNNLGLRQASGRAVILLNSDVLAPFTTLARLPALLDAYPHAAILSPQLLTVSGTPQAFAYGNDPTLPYLFKRGLYRLLRRGPLHDWGVRSPLEVDWVSGACMCVRRAAFEQVGLLDEHFFLYFEDNDWCLRMRKAGWKVMYIPTFAVVHLGGQSWPAPQVAGHHYRNSLRYFYQKHYGPPATWLLTIGLTVYHTLLKAMIANVWYKKQQ, encoded by the coding sequence ATGACGACGTCTGTCATTGTTCTTAGCCACAACACCCGTGAACTCACACTCGCTTGTCTGAGTCAATTCGCTACGGAAGCGGATCGGGCCGGTTGGCAAATCATTCTGGTTGACAACGCCTCGCACGACGAGACGGTACCGGCGGTCAGGCGGGAGTTTCCACAGGTAGAGGTCATCTGGAGTAAGGAGAATCTGGGTTTTGCTGCCGGTAATAATCTCGGCCTCCGCCAGGCATCTGGTCGGGCAGTAATCCTTCTGAACAGTGACGTACTGGCTCCTTTTACGACATTGGCTCGTTTGCCTGCATTGCTTGACGCATATCCCCATGCTGCCATCTTATCGCCGCAATTGTTAACGGTTAGCGGAACACCCCAGGCCTTCGCGTATGGTAACGATCCGACATTACCTTACCTCTTCAAACGCGGTCTCTACCGTTTGCTCAGGCGTGGTCCACTGCATGATTGGGGTGTCCGGTCACCTCTGGAAGTGGATTGGGTTTCTGGGGCGTGTATGTGTGTGCGACGGGCCGCGTTCGAGCAGGTTGGTTTGCTTGATGAACACTTCTTCCTCTATTTTGAAGATAACGACTGGTGTCTACGAATGCGGAAAGCTGGTTGGAAAGTGATGTATATTCCTACCTTCGCGGTTGTTCATCTTGGCGGGCAGAGCTGGCCCGCTCCCCAAGTTGCCGGTCATCATTACCGCAACAGTTTGCGTTATTTTTATCAAAAGCATTATGGGCCACCCGCAACCTGGTTACTCACAATTGGGCTGACCGTGTATCACACGCTCCTGAAAGCGATGATTGCAAACGTGTGGTATAAAAAACAACAATAG